Proteins encoded within one genomic window of Halocatena marina:
- a CDS encoding ribosome biogenesis/translation initiation ATPase RLI: protein MAEDSIAVVDLDRCQPDRCNYECANYCPPNRTGKECITKRGEDTVQGTPDQVRISEEICLGESCGICVVKCPFDAIEIINLPEELDEEPVHRYGENAFALYGLPAPQEGTVTGILGPNGIGKTTAVRILADEIVPNLGAYDTGSDWDAVIDEYRGTDLQTYLEDMQHGGITVARKPQYVDRIPNQFDGKTRELLEGTDERGVVDDLIDRLSIRPIVDQKIGTLSGGELQRVALAATLARDADFYFLDEITPYLDIGQRVSAARLIRDLAANDRSMLVVEHDLAVLDLLADTIHVAYGEPGAFGIITDPKSTRQGINEYLSGYLENENMRIRPEAIEFEQHAPRTASMGDVLIEYPDLVKSYGEDEFSLQIESGTIRENEVLGVVGPNGIGKSTFAKLLTGSIKPTDGALETHLDIAYKPQYIEIDQPMRVDSFLASITDQFGSSYWETEIGQPLQLERIMEQTLTDLSGGERQRVAIAACLSKDADLYLLDEPSAHLDVEQRVLATRAIRRYTENHDATALVIDHDIYMIDLLADRLLVFDGTPSMAGHATPPVGMREGMNEFLGNLEITFRRDQRTARPRINKPESQLDREQKAAGEYYYAVDTNES from the coding sequence ATGGCTGAGGACAGCATCGCCGTTGTCGATCTCGATCGCTGTCAGCCCGATCGTTGTAACTACGAGTGCGCGAACTACTGCCCCCCAAATCGGACGGGAAAGGAGTGTATCACCAAACGGGGCGAAGACACTGTTCAAGGGACGCCCGATCAGGTGCGCATCTCCGAAGAGATCTGTCTGGGTGAATCCTGTGGGATCTGTGTCGTCAAGTGCCCGTTCGACGCTATCGAGATCATCAACCTCCCCGAGGAACTCGATGAAGAACCGGTTCACCGCTACGGCGAGAATGCGTTTGCTCTCTACGGGCTCCCCGCACCGCAGGAGGGAACGGTAACCGGTATCCTCGGACCGAACGGCATCGGGAAGACGACCGCTGTTCGCATCCTTGCCGACGAAATCGTCCCGAATCTCGGTGCGTACGACACAGGATCTGACTGGGACGCTGTCATCGACGAGTACAGAGGAACGGACCTCCAGACGTATCTAGAGGATATGCAACACGGTGGTATCACGGTCGCGCGCAAGCCCCAGTACGTCGATCGAATCCCGAATCAGTTCGATGGAAAGACGCGCGAACTGCTGGAAGGAACCGACGAACGAGGCGTGGTTGACGATCTTATCGATCGGCTATCGATTAGACCGATTGTGGATCAGAAGATTGGCACGCTCTCGGGAGGCGAACTCCAACGCGTTGCGCTCGCAGCGACGCTCGCCCGCGATGCCGATTTCTACTTTCTCGACGAAATCACCCCGTACCTCGATATCGGCCAGCGGGTGAGTGCAGCTCGACTCATCCGTGATCTCGCCGCGAACGATCGCTCGATGCTCGTCGTCGAACACGACCTCGCGGTGCTCGATCTGCTCGCAGACACCATCCACGTCGCTTACGGTGAGCCGGGTGCGTTCGGTATCATTACTGATCCAAAATCGACGCGTCAGGGGATCAACGAGTATCTCTCGGGCTATCTCGAAAACGAAAACATGCGGATTCGCCCGGAGGCAATCGAGTTCGAGCAACACGCTCCTCGAACTGCCTCGATGGGTGACGTACTGATCGAATACCCGGATCTCGTGAAGTCATACGGTGAGGACGAGTTCTCACTACAGATTGAGAGCGGAACAATTCGTGAAAACGAAGTCCTTGGCGTCGTCGGTCCGAACGGCATCGGAAAATCCACGTTTGCAAAGTTGCTGACGGGATCAATCAAACCGACGGACGGTGCCCTTGAGACACACCTCGATATCGCGTACAAACCGCAGTACATTGAAATCGATCAGCCGATGCGCGTCGATTCATTCCTCGCATCTATCACCGACCAGTTCGGTTCCTCGTACTGGGAGACGGAGATCGGCCAACCACTGCAACTCGAACGAATCATGGAGCAGACCCTCACTGACCTCTCTGGTGGTGAGCGCCAGCGAGTCGCCATCGCTGCCTGTCTCTCGAAGGACGCCGATCTCTACCTGCTCGATGAGCCATCGGCACATCTCGATGTCGAACAACGTGTTCTCGCAACGCGTGCGATCCGTCGATACACCGAAAACCACGACGCAACAGCACTCGTTATCGATCACGACATCTATATGATCGATCTCCTCGCCGACCGGCTACTGGTGTTTGATGGTACTCCCTCGATGGCCGGGCACGCGACGCCACCAGTCGGAATGCGTGAGGGAATGAACGAATTCCTCGGTAACCTCGAAATCACGTTCCGGCGCGACCAGCGCACGGCACGACCACGAATCAACAAACCCGAAAGCCAACTCGACCGCGAGCAAAAGGCGGCTGGAGAGTACTACTATGCGGTCGACACAAACGAAAGCTGA
- a CDS encoding co-chaperone YbbN: MTITLKDFYADWCGPCKTQDPILEELEDDWEDRFQVEKVNVDEEQDIANEYQVRSLPTLIIENDNGVVERFVGVTQRDDLETALEKAGA, translated from the coding sequence ATGACCATTACGCTGAAAGACTTCTACGCTGACTGGTGTGGCCCGTGTAAGACGCAGGACCCGATCCTCGAAGAACTGGAAGATGATTGGGAAGACCGCTTTCAGGTCGAGAAAGTGAACGTCGATGAGGAACAAGACATCGCAAACGAGTACCAAGTGCGATCGCTCCCCACGCTCATCATCGAAAACGACAACGGCGTTGTCGAGCGCTTCGTTGGTGTCACCCAGCGTGACGACCTCGAAACCGCACTTGAGAAAGCCGGTGCCTAA
- a CDS encoding TIGR01548 family HAD-type hydrolase has translation MSVEAVVLDIDGVLIDVADSYRRAIVESVMHVYDDTIPKADVQSFKNAGGFNNDWELTHATALYILACQEGFDRDLAAFTDAIEASGGGLEGARTVVVNAVDPDTRERIHAKWKRDRLTDVFQQLYLGSELYRDFYDSEPDLDTSGFVYDEPVLAASETIDTLTKRWDVGVVTGRPATEAAIALDRVGLTVPDKYLFTMDSETPGKPAPDALIELAERLDANRIAFAGDTLDDIQTATNATETDPDRDYYGIGVQTGGLSDEDGRQAFKRAGAHAVIEHVDSLPMILDE, from the coding sequence ATATCGGTCGAAGCCGTCGTTCTCGACATTGATGGGGTGCTCATCGATGTGGCAGATTCGTATCGTCGGGCCATCGTCGAGTCTGTTATGCACGTCTATGACGATACGATCCCGAAAGCGGACGTGCAGTCGTTCAAGAACGCAGGCGGCTTCAACAACGATTGGGAACTGACACACGCCACGGCGTTGTATATCCTCGCATGTCAGGAAGGATTCGACCGTGATCTCGCGGCGTTCACCGATGCAATTGAGGCGAGCGGTGGTGGACTCGAAGGCGCTCGGACCGTTGTTGTGAACGCGGTCGATCCCGACACGCGAGAACGTATCCACGCGAAGTGGAAGCGTGATCGTCTCACAGACGTCTTCCAGCAGCTGTATCTCGGAAGCGAGTTATACCGTGATTTCTACGACAGCGAGCCGGATCTCGATACCTCTGGTTTCGTTTATGACGAGCCAGTGCTTGCCGCTTCTGAGACCATCGATACGCTAACGAAACGATGGGATGTCGGCGTTGTTACCGGACGACCAGCTACTGAAGCAGCCATCGCGCTCGATCGAGTCGGTCTCACTGTTCCCGACAAATATCTCTTCACGATGGACAGCGAGACGCCGGGCAAACCAGCGCCCGACGCCCTGATCGAACTCGCCGAGCGGCTCGATGCCAACCGCATTGCGTTCGCAGGCGATACGCTCGATGACATCCAGACTGCCACGAACGCGACAGAAACCGATCCCGACCGCGACTACTACGGTATCGGTGTCCAGACCGGTGGTCTCTCGGACGAAGACGGCCGCCAAGCGTTCAAAAGAGCAGGCGCACACGCAGTCATCGAACACGTGGATAGCCTCCCGATGATACTAGACGAGTGA
- a CDS encoding DUF5518 domain-containing protein has translation MTNWRAVIIGFLVELVLGIIGFVIPVLGHAAAGLIGGFVAGYLAGGGLGRGGWHGLLAGALGGVILGALVLVGGSLVGGIAGGPLGFIAGLGIGVGSIIIALLLAIPSGIAGAIGGAVA, from the coding sequence ATGACAAACTGGCGCGCCGTCATCATTGGATTCCTCGTCGAGCTGGTGCTCGGAATTATCGGATTTGTCATTCCTGTGCTCGGTCACGCTGCTGCTGGACTTATCGGTGGCTTCGTTGCGGGCTATCTCGCAGGCGGCGGATTGGGTCGTGGTGGGTGGCACGGGCTGCTTGCGGGTGCGTTGGGTGGTGTTATCCTCGGTGCGCTCGTTCTCGTCGGCGGATCGCTCGTCGGCGGAATTGCTGGTGGCCCGCTTGGCTTTATCGCTGGACTGGGAATCGGCGTCGGATCTATCATCATCGCATTGTTACTTGCGATTCCGAGCGGGATCGCTGGCGCTATTGGTGGTGCAGTCGCGTAA
- a CDS encoding mandelate racemase/muconate lactonizing enzyme family protein, with amino-acid sequence MDISDVRGYALSSPINPHQDRLFFGGTRRLLKRDVVLIVVETRDGEQGYATAGASSSAMREYFEGESQGTFADIVEGSVADAIEGETVEQPAEIHDLIDSVDLPERIQTEAASALDVALFDLRGKEVGAPIYELLGEEYDTTPTVEIPLYASAGMYMQPNGYVEQAERIEDLGFMGYKYRPGIGPDGDRETVERLVESTDEMEIMLDVHTWWKLGESYGRDTVRALVEHAADHGAYWVEEPVEPSDRAGYVELAETGAPLAGGESEASSAGLVELARTGALDYLQGDVRHHNGYTGCLTAIEYCTNREIAFVPHNFGTWLGLIANAHLVAGAPEVRLLEYPVFERDPVLDGTPDPGMYPFDLAFDILDGQPAVENGQLTVPDGPGLGIDVDLGVIEDYPFIEGPWTEFHYDDR; translated from the coding sequence ATGGATATCAGCGACGTTCGAGGGTACGCACTCTCATCACCAATCAATCCACATCAAGACAGACTGTTTTTCGGGGGAACACGTCGGCTTCTCAAGCGAGATGTCGTTCTCATCGTCGTCGAGACGAGGGACGGTGAACAGGGATACGCGACGGCGGGTGCGAGCAGCTCAGCGATGCGTGAGTATTTCGAAGGCGAATCACAGGGTACGTTTGCCGACATCGTCGAGGGATCAGTCGCCGACGCCATCGAAGGTGAAACGGTCGAGCAGCCGGCCGAAATCCACGACCTGATTGACTCGGTCGATCTTCCAGAGCGGATTCAGACGGAGGCAGCGTCAGCACTCGACGTGGCGCTGTTCGATCTCCGAGGAAAGGAAGTGGGGGCACCGATCTACGAACTGCTCGGAGAGGAGTACGACACGACACCAACGGTCGAGATACCGCTCTATGCGAGTGCAGGGATGTACATGCAGCCGAATGGCTACGTCGAGCAGGCCGAACGCATCGAAGATCTCGGTTTTATGGGCTATAAATATCGGCCCGGTATCGGACCGGATGGTGACCGTGAGACCGTTGAACGATTAGTCGAATCCACTGACGAGATGGAGATCATGCTCGACGTACACACGTGGTGGAAACTCGGTGAATCCTACGGTCGAGACACCGTTCGTGCGCTGGTCGAACACGCCGCCGACCACGGAGCCTACTGGGTGGAGGAACCGGTTGAGCCGTCGGATCGTGCCGGCTATGTCGAACTGGCCGAAACCGGTGCGCCGCTCGCGGGCGGTGAAAGCGAGGCATCTTCAGCTGGTCTCGTGGAACTCGCTCGTACCGGAGCGCTTGATTATCTTCAGGGAGACGTTCGACACCACAACGGGTACACCGGTTGTCTGACCGCCATCGAGTACTGTACAAATCGGGAGATTGCGTTTGTCCCGCACAACTTCGGGACATGGCTCGGGCTGATTGCGAACGCACACCTCGTTGCTGGTGCACCAGAAGTACGTCTCCTCGAATACCCCGTCTTCGAGCGAGATCCGGTGCTTGACGGTACTCCCGATCCAGGAATGTACCCATTCGATCTTGCGTTCGACATTCTTGACGGTCAGCCAGCAGTCGAGAACGGACAGCTGACCGTTCCCGATGGTCCCGGTCTTGGAATCGATGTCGACCTTGGGGTCATCGAGGACTACCCGTTCATCGAAGGTCCGTGGACAGAGTTCCACTACGATGATCGGTGA
- a CDS encoding bifunctional nuclease family protein, with amino-acid sequence MDASIEGVRVAGTQQGAVPVVTLTTDNEDENDLLPIFIGFSEATSIVRGLDAEDIGRPLTHDLLLDGIEELGGRVERVAISAVEDGTYFADLHLVTPRGTAVVDARPSDALALAARTNAPIEIAADVYEGGRDDPEQYTELHDIREVMGDAGANVRPTVRDRFDD; translated from the coding sequence ATGGACGCATCTATCGAGGGCGTTCGGGTCGCGGGAACGCAACAGGGAGCAGTTCCGGTCGTCACCCTCACGACCGACAACGAGGATGAAAACGATCTGCTCCCCATTTTCATCGGCTTTTCGGAGGCGACGAGTATCGTTCGTGGACTCGACGCCGAAGATATCGGTCGACCACTCACACATGATCTCCTGCTCGACGGCATCGAAGAGCTTGGCGGACGCGTCGAACGGGTCGCCATCAGCGCAGTCGAGGACGGGACCTATTTCGCCGACTTGCATCTGGTAACACCACGCGGAACAGCTGTCGTCGACGCTCGACCGAGCGACGCGCTCGCGCTCGCTGCTCGAACAAATGCTCCGATCGAGATCGCCGCAGATGTGTACGAAGGGGGACGTGATGATCCCGAGCAGTACACGGAACTGCACGACATCAGAGAAGTGATGGGAGACGCAGGCGCCAACGTTCGGCCGACGGTGAGGGATCGTTTTGATGACTGA
- a CDS encoding UPF0146 family protein, with amino-acid sequence MHRKRLERIGYKHPDVTTPGTREALVDRLARYETLIEVGIGNRTDIAQALARRASVTAIDIHDCSVPDGVTFIRDDITSPRSTVYADGDALYALNCPPELQRPLWSVARQNEADCLFTTLGTDPPLLPVTSETISGETLFRVRPRKGEIA; translated from the coding sequence ATGCATAGAAAAAGATTAGAACGGATCGGGTATAAACATCCCGACGTGACGACACCCGGAACGCGTGAGGCGCTGGTTGACCGTCTCGCTCGCTATGAGACACTCATCGAAGTCGGAATCGGCAATCGGACCGATATAGCACAAGCCCTCGCTCGCCGCGCGAGCGTGACTGCGATCGATATCCACGATTGTTCGGTTCCCGACGGCGTCACATTTATACGTGATGACATTACATCCCCTCGATCGACTGTCTATGCGGACGGAGACGCGTTGTATGCATTGAACTGTCCCCCCGAACTCCAGCGACCATTGTGGTCTGTTGCCCGTCAAAATGAGGCAGACTGTCTGTTTACGACGCTCGGCACCGATCCACCGCTGCTCCCCGTCACCTCCGAGACGATTTCGGGAGAGACACTCTTTCGTGTTCGCCCCAGAAAAGGTGAGATCGCGTGA
- a CDS encoding preprotein translocase subunit Sec61beta, producing MSKGSQNSGGLMSSAGLVRYFDSDDRNAPRIDPKTVVAFGVLFGVFVMTLTAL from the coding sequence ATGAGCAAAGGATCTCAGAATTCTGGCGGGCTGATGTCGAGCGCCGGTCTCGTCCGGTATTTCGACTCCGATGACCGTAATGCGCCCCGCATCGACCCGAAAACAGTCGTTGCATTCGGTGTCCTCTTTGGCGTCTTCGTTATGACGCTCACAGCGCTGTGA
- the engB gene encoding GTP-binding protein EngB has translation MFDTRPDRDSEVVFVGRSNVGKSTLMREFTGHTFSTGANPGVTRKPNHYDWAPEDFVLTDLPGFGFMEGVPEERREAIKTDVVRYVETNAEHILVGVLVIDGKSVIDIIDRHTERGEIPHDVELFHFLRDVDIPPVVAVNKMDKVDDRDDRLDALCERLGLYPPWQQWRETIAPISAKRGTIQPLEEAIGHHLHEAKRDDLLKFF, from the coding sequence ATGTTCGACACCCGTCCAGACCGCGATAGTGAGGTGGTGTTCGTCGGCCGCTCGAACGTCGGGAAATCGACGCTCATGCGCGAGTTTACGGGACATACGTTTTCGACCGGTGCGAACCCCGGCGTCACACGCAAACCGAATCACTACGACTGGGCTCCGGAAGATTTCGTTCTCACCGATCTTCCTGGATTCGGATTCATGGAAGGCGTCCCCGAAGAGCGCCGCGAAGCGATTAAAACCGACGTCGTCCGCTACGTAGAAACCAACGCAGAGCACATTCTCGTCGGTGTTCTCGTCATCGACGGCAAGAGTGTCATCGACATCATCGATCGCCACACCGAACGCGGGGAGATTCCACACGATGTTGAGCTGTTTCATTTCCTCCGAGATGTCGATATTCCACCCGTGGTCGCCGTCAACAAGATGGATAAGGTCGACGACCGCGACGACCGCCTCGATGCTCTCTGTGAGCGACTCGGTCTGTACCCGCCGTGGCAGCAGTGGCGCGAGACGATCGCACCGATCAGCGCAAAGCGGGGCACCATTCAACCACTTGAGGAAGCAATCGGACACCACCTTCACGAAGCAAAGCGAGACGACCTGCTGAAGTTCTTCTGA
- a CDS encoding GTPase translates to MTFEDLPTVPRSEELIDKAFSRAARSGRSKSGVEAQQSMLLTASNIISDNLQNVTTSWPDFDALDPFYYELADAVIDGGVDSLRQHLSEVMWAGRKAGDIRSEYQSRLHGEAETARKIRKQAFARLADVTREVSDDLLALGEARDILKQLPDIRTEEPTIVIAGYPNVGKSTFVNSVTNARNEIASYPFTTKQVRVGHIERDHIRYQLIDTPGLLDRPADERNDIESQAVSALTHLADCILVFIDASASCGYPVDVQRTLRDEIETRFSDVPVLTVCAKADRSQDLETDHYLSVTEDEGVDALLEAAVAAVDHEIELPFDG, encoded by the coding sequence ATGACTTTCGAGGACTTGCCGACCGTTCCGCGGTCGGAGGAACTCATCGATAAGGCGTTTTCGCGGGCTGCCCGCTCGGGCCGGTCAAAATCCGGCGTCGAGGCCCAGCAGTCAATGCTACTCACTGCGTCGAACATCATTTCCGACAATCTTCAGAACGTCACCACGTCGTGGCCGGACTTTGATGCGCTCGATCCGTTCTACTACGAGCTCGCTGATGCCGTGATTGATGGTGGTGTCGACTCTCTCAGACAGCATCTCTCCGAGGTGATGTGGGCCGGACGGAAGGCGGGCGACATCCGAAGTGAGTATCAATCCCGTCTCCACGGCGAAGCAGAAACAGCACGAAAGATTCGAAAGCAGGCGTTCGCTCGCCTCGCGGATGTTACACGGGAAGTGTCCGATGATTTGCTCGCGCTCGGAGAAGCTCGTGATATTCTCAAACAACTTCCAGACATCCGTACCGAGGAACCGACGATCGTCATCGCGGGTTATCCGAACGTCGGGAAATCGACGTTCGTCAACAGCGTGACGAACGCCCGCAACGAAATCGCCTCGTATCCATTCACGACGAAACAGGTCCGCGTCGGTCACATCGAACGCGATCACATCCGCTATCAGCTCATCGACACACCAGGACTGCTCGACCGTCCGGCCGATGAGCGAAATGATATCGAATCGCAGGCAGTGAGCGCACTGACTCATCTCGCAGACTGCATCCTCGTGTTCATTGATGCCAGCGCATCGTGTGGCTATCCCGTGGACGTCCAGCGCACACTCCGAGACGAGATCGAAACGCGCTTTTCGGACGTTCCCGTGCTGACCGTCTGTGCTAAAGCCGACCGCTCACAGGATCTCGAAACCGATCACTACCTCAGCGTAACGGAGGACGAAGGCGTCGATGCACTGCTCGAAGCGGCCGTCGCTGCTGTCGATCACGAAATTGAGCTCCCGTTCGACGGATAG
- the hisE gene encoding phosphoribosyl-ATP diphosphatase, whose product MTETLAELFSVIEDRKKTLPEDSYTASLFTHEKGENAVLEKLGEECTELVLAAKDDEHNEIAHESADIVYHLLVLLAMKDMQLDDLLDKLDERR is encoded by the coding sequence ATGACTGAGACGCTCGCAGAACTGTTTTCAGTCATCGAAGACCGAAAGAAAACACTCCCAGAGGATTCCTACACTGCATCGCTGTTCACGCACGAAAAAGGCGAGAATGCCGTTCTCGAAAAGCTCGGCGAAGAGTGCACCGAGCTCGTCCTCGCCGCAAAAGACGACGAACACAACGAAATCGCCCACGAAAGTGCGGATATCGTCTATCACCTGCTCGTTCTCTTAGCGATGAAAGACATGCAGCTCGATGATCTTCTCGACAAACTGGACGAGCGGCGATGA
- a CDS encoding helix-turn-helix domain-containing protein has product MSDTTAEGLVDLPPSAKLVFKVLEYNGPLTQKGIVEESMLSARTVRYALERLEGINAVDEDVYFADARQNLYEITGEIPAENAETAICND; this is encoded by the coding sequence ATGAGTGATACGACTGCCGAAGGGCTTGTCGACCTCCCCCCGAGTGCGAAACTCGTCTTCAAGGTTCTCGAGTACAACGGTCCACTAACCCAGAAAGGTATTGTTGAAGAGTCGATGCTGTCCGCGCGCACTGTCCGGTATGCGCTCGAACGGCTTGAAGGAATTAATGCGGTCGATGAGGATGTCTACTTTGCCGACGCCCGGCAGAATCTCTACGAGATCACCGGCGAAATTCCGGCAGAGAACGCTGAGACTGCCATTTGTAACGACTGA
- the pdxT gene encoding pyridoxal 5'-phosphate synthase glutaminase subunit PdxT — MTFTVGVIAVQGDVSEHVAAIRRALVERGERSEVHEIRTAGLVPTCDVLLMPGGESTTISRLLQREGIDKEIKTHVQSGKPLLATCAGLIVASRDAKDDRVTTLDLVDVTVDRNAFGRQQDSFETTISIEGMDEPFPAVFIRAPLIDEVGSEVTVLAKWEDRPVAVRDGPVVATSFHPELTADFRVHDLALFASATTQ; from the coding sequence ATGACTTTCACGGTCGGTGTCATCGCCGTACAGGGTGATGTCTCAGAGCACGTGGCCGCGATTCGGCGCGCGCTCGTCGAGCGCGGCGAGAGATCGGAAGTACACGAGATACGCACGGCGGGTCTCGTACCCACGTGCGATGTCCTCCTCATGCCAGGTGGTGAATCGACGACCATCTCTCGATTGCTCCAACGTGAGGGGATCGACAAAGAGATCAAGACCCACGTTCAGTCAGGAAAACCACTCCTCGCAACGTGTGCCGGTTTGATCGTCGCCAGCCGGGATGCGAAAGACGACCGAGTCACGACGCTTGATCTCGTGGACGTGACTGTCGACCGAAACGCCTTCGGCCGTCAGCAAGACAGCTTCGAGACAACGATTTCCATCGAAGGAATGGATGAACCGTTTCCGGCGGTGTTCATTCGTGCGCCGCTCATCGACGAGGTGGGTTCAGAGGTAACGGTGCTCGCCAAGTGGGAGGACAGGCCGGTTGCCGTTCGAGACGGACCTGTCGTTGCAACCTCGTTTCATCCCGAACTCACGGCCGACTTCCGAGTACACGATCTCGCGCTCTTTGCGTCGGCAACGACGCAGTAA
- a CDS encoding archaemetzincin family Zn-dependent metalloprotease: protein MHVDIVPVGDVPAAVKREASSGLRSVYGCDVTVHQEQAIPNGAYDSTRNQYRAEEFIELASHIGAGGKNIAVTSKDLFYRRRNYVFGLAYLDGNGSVVSTYRLQTSSDGGLATKSGSEVFNDRIRKEVIHEIGHTLGLEHCDNKRCVMNFSPTVREVDVKEQFLCGSCSRIVHR, encoded by the coding sequence ATGCATGTCGACATCGTGCCGGTCGGTGATGTCCCCGCGGCGGTAAAGCGTGAGGCATCGTCTGGTCTCCGCTCCGTATACGGATGTGATGTTACAGTCCACCAGGAACAGGCGATTCCCAACGGGGCGTACGATTCAACTCGGAACCAGTATCGTGCTGAGGAGTTCATCGAACTTGCGAGTCATATTGGAGCAGGTGGGAAAAATATTGCAGTCACTTCGAAGGATCTCTTCTACCGTCGCCGCAACTACGTTTTTGGTCTCGCCTATCTCGACGGCAACGGGAGCGTCGTTTCTACCTATCGCCTCCAGACGTCCTCCGATGGGGGCCTCGCCACCAAATCGGGAAGTGAAGTGTTCAATGATCGAATCCGGAAAGAAGTGATCCACGAAATCGGTCACACGCTCGGACTCGAACACTGTGACAACAAACGCTGTGTGATGAACTTTTCACCGACCGTTCGAGAAGTCGATGTGAAAGAGCAGTTCCTCTGTGGAAGTTGCAGCCGAATCGTCCACCGATAA